The genomic DNA TATAATCTTATATGAACTGTGAACatcagttttagctcagattgtTTGAGTTGTAGAAGCAAGGAGCTTATATCAAAAATTTCATTGAATATGGTTTTTTCCCCAGGATGCTTGTGTATGAGTATGTAAATAACGGAAACTTGGAGCAATGGCTCCATGGTGATGTTGGTCCTGTGAGCCCTCTGACATGGGATATCAGAATGAAGATTATTCTGGGAACAGCAAAAGGGTATTCCCTTTTGAGATTATATCTGCAGTCTATATAATATTTTTGTTGTCACTGTCTGCTTACATTATTTTACCTAACTGTGCAGCTTAATGTATTTGCACGAGGGACTTGAACCAAAGGTGGTTCACCGTGATGTCAAGTCAAGCAATATTCTCCTTGACAAGCGTTGGAATGCTAAACTTTCTGATTTTGGGCTAGCAAAGCTTTTGGGTTCAGAGAGGAGTTACGTGACAACCAGGGTCATGGGGACATTTGGGTTAGACATCAACTCTCTACCTATAAAATTGGATCACAGAAGATACACAAGAATGCGGCggcttatttttattttattatttgcaGGTATGTTGCTCCAGAATATGCAGGCACTGGCATGTTGAATGAAACTAGTGATGTCTATAGTTTTGGAATCCTTATCATGGAAATAATATCTGGCCGGGTTCCTGTTGATTACAACAGGCCACCAGGGGAGGTTAGTAATGACCATGCTCCTTACGAGTGCTAATTAAAGAACCAGTGAAATGCATTTCTTAGCTGTGGTGTAATCATTTTCAGGTTAATCTTGTTGAATGGCTGAAGACAATGGTCAGCAACCGAAATTCCGAAGGGGTTTTGGACCCGAAGATGACTGAGAAGCCTACTTCTAGGGCATTGAAGAAGGCTTTGTTAGTGGCTTTGCGGTGCGTAGATCCTGAAGCTCGCAAGAGGCCAAAGATTGGGCATGTCATTCACATGCTTGAAGTTGATGATTTCCCCTACAGAGATGTAAGTCAAGGTGGCATTTGGATATTTATGAACTTATTTTTTGAGAGTCCATTATTTGGTTACGATGCTTTGCATTGATTTTGTCGCCCCTAAATATTACTGCTAGCTAATTCTGAACCAAGAAAGTCGTCATGATGAACGCCTTGTGCTGTACTCGTTGTTTACATTTAGATTAACTGAGTAACATTTCCTTTTGACATGTTTGTCAAGTATCCCTACGGGTCAGTCTGAATTGCTTGAGCGTTTATTTTCACTAGGTTATCACCACATTTGTGACACGTCTGAGATTCTTTTTATTTCTGTAAATCATGTGGGGTCTCCAAAGCCTTCAAGAACCGCCAAGTAGTTCTTTCCTCTAATAATTTCAGATTCTTGTAAAAAGTAAAGCGATATTTTTCCAAAACTATACAGACTTAGATTGCTAACTTTTTGCTACTCTCTTGGCAGGAACGTCGCGGTGGCAAGGCTCCAACTCAAGCGAGATCAGTGGAAACACCTGCAAGTGATCCGGGCGATAGCAGTGGGAACAACACGCCAAAAGACACACCGAAAGGAGGAGAGCCTTTCAAATGGAGAACTCAGGAGACCTAGCTGTCAGGAAAAGCGGTGATTGTTCCGAGTCCTCGTGCCCGACCGTAAGTCTGTACGCCGCGAGGCCACAAAAGGCTCATTTGCTGTCTCGTCAGTTGATCAGTTGGGCACACGAGCTCTGCAAGCACCAGTGGTGATCGTCGTGACAGTATCTGTACATTGTCGGATTAATATGTTAGGCATAGTGATTTTTTGGTTGTTTTGTTCCAGGGTCGTATTTATTCGAGAGATGATTTGTATGGGTAAAGGCGTGTCTACTCTTGAGGTGAAAAAAAATGATTGAGCATTGCTATAGCTGAAAAACCGTTCCAGTAGGATTGGCCAATGACCTCCAAACCATGCTGCCAGTATTGAGCATCTGCTTGACATATAGGGTAGTGATTGGTCACTTGGTTAGTCCTAGCCTGGCTAGAAAACTAAGCCAGGCTAGATTTCACCGGGCTTAACCGATGCAATTCAtatgtgtttggttgggtggtGAAGGTTAGCCTGAATTGCTGAAGCTTGTAGCCTGAATTGCTGAAGCTGAATTG from Setaria italica strain Yugu1 chromosome VII, Setaria_italica_v2.0, whole genome shotgun sequence includes the following:
- the LOC101757628 gene encoding probable serine/threonine-protein kinase At1g01540 — encoded protein: MSDSDQGTLVFGLHLWELVGIGVGAAFVLLLVLLSLVCLLASRRRRRRRAVPATPVLHLPVVVPNAQSKHPAKPPKDIQEVPSRGAAAPAAPAKAPLAQVLQAPPPDSIQIETGKEHRITFPEQPPPPHHQRSGGPSSRGASGESRGGGGEPGVPEVSHLGWGHWYTLKELEDATCMFADEKVIGEGGYGIVYHGVLEGGVQVAVKNLLNNRGQAEREFKVEVEAIGRVRHKNLVRLLGYCAEGNQRMLVYEYVNNGNLEQWLHGDVGPVSPLTWDIRMKIILGTAKGLMYLHEGLEPKVVHRDVKSSNILLDKRWNAKLSDFGLAKLLGSERSYVTTRVMGTFGYVAPEYAGTGMLNETSDVYSFGILIMEIISGRVPVDYNRPPGEVNLVEWLKTMVSNRNSEGVLDPKMTEKPTSRALKKALLVALRCVDPEARKRPKIGHVIHMLEVDDFPYRDERRGGKAPTQARSVETPASDPGDSSGNNTPKDTPKGGEPFKWRTQET